A stretch of Desulfarculaceae bacterium DNA encodes these proteins:
- a CDS encoding FAD-binding protein gives MQHSDVAIIGAGLAGILAAATAAEAGASVLLIDRGGVGLGTNSAMSNGFFCGPGDDYSVEQYVADTIDTGRGLNRRSYVERVGHGARPAMEHLAKLGVELAPMRRMYSAPTPRQDVIRGVGLMDALAKSLRGRAGITALTNFQVRRLLRDGKRVAGLEGLDAKGQVRRMAAKAVVLACGGAGAVYAVNDNMKAITGQGYSLAASAGLPLMDLEFVQFYPLVLVEPGLPPVMLYPPYPPGSRLLNHAGQDILSRHGLDDVNLAIQSLRDKLSIIIAQEASAGPVRMDFTQVAAEHWDRYPLGLLSHMSFDFKKQGVAVMPGAHFCMGGVEVDSQGATALSGLFACGEMVWGLHGANRRGGNALTECLVSGRLAGRGAAQYAQGADAPQPVGDEAAPPRLTPSGEGNPLRRLRDRLREITWQRAGIMRTAEDLTRGQEELSAWANELAHAKPATLRQEWLRWDLECGGRFVAGVLAGSLARQESRGALLRQDHPEQDDESWKVNSRLELGPEGIWSVSHRPVEG, from the coding sequence GGGCGGCGTGGGCCTGGGCACCAACTCGGCCATGAGCAACGGCTTTTTCTGCGGCCCGGGCGATGACTATTCGGTGGAGCAGTACGTCGCGGACACCATCGACACCGGCCGGGGCCTGAACCGCCGCTCCTACGTGGAGCGGGTGGGCCACGGCGCGCGCCCGGCCATGGAGCACCTGGCCAAGCTGGGGGTGGAGCTGGCCCCCATGCGCCGCATGTACAGCGCCCCCACCCCGCGCCAGGACGTGATCCGGGGCGTGGGGCTCATGGACGCGCTAGCCAAGTCCCTGCGCGGCCGCGCGGGCATAACCGCCCTGACCAACTTCCAGGTGCGCCGTTTGCTGAGGGACGGCAAGCGGGTTGCCGGCCTGGAGGGCCTGGACGCCAAGGGCCAGGTGCGGCGAATGGCGGCCAAGGCGGTGGTCCTGGCCTGCGGCGGGGCGGGCGCGGTCTACGCGGTAAACGACAACATGAAGGCCATCACCGGGCAGGGCTACAGCCTGGCCGCCTCGGCGGGCCTGCCGCTCATGGACCTGGAGTTCGTGCAGTTCTATCCCCTGGTGCTGGTGGAGCCCGGCCTGCCGCCGGTTATGCTCTACCCGCCCTACCCTCCCGGCTCGCGCCTGCTCAACCACGCCGGGCAGGACATCCTGTCGCGCCACGGCCTGGACGACGTCAACCTGGCCATCCAGAGCCTTCGGGACAAGCTCTCCATCATCATCGCCCAGGAGGCCTCGGCCGGGCCGGTGCGCATGGACTTCACCCAGGTGGCCGCCGAGCACTGGGACCGCTATCCCCTGGGCCTGCTCAGCCACATGTCCTTTGACTTCAAGAAGCAGGGCGTGGCGGTGATGCCAGGAGCCCATTTCTGCATGGGCGGGGTGGAGGTGGATTCCCAGGGCGCCACGGCGCTGTCCGGCCTGTTCGCCTGCGGGGAGATGGTCTGGGGCCTTCACGGGGCCAACCGCCGGGGAGGCAACGCGCTCACCGAGTGCCTGGTCTCGGGCCGTTTGGCCGGACGGGGCGCGGCTCAGTATGCCCAGGGCGCGGACGCCCCCCAGCCCGTTGGGGACGAGGCCGCCCCGCCCCGGCTTACGCCCTCGGGCGAGGGCAACCCGTTGCGCCGCTTGCGCGACCGCTTGCGCGAGATCACCTGGCAGCGGGCGGGCATCATGCGCACCGCCGAGGACCTGACCCGGGGCCAGGAGGAGCTGAGCGCCTGGGCCAACGAGCTGGCCCACGCCAAGCCGGCCACCCTGCGTCAGGAGTGGCTGCGCTGGGATCTGGAGTGCGGCGGCCGCTTCGTGGCCGGGGTGCTGGCCGGCAGCCTGGCCCGCCAGGAAAGCCGGGGGGCGCTCTTGCGCCAGGACCACCCCGAGCAGGACGATGAGTCCTGGAAGGTGAACAGCCGCCTGGAGCTGGGCCCGGAAGGCATCTGGTCGGTGAGCCACCGCCCGGTGGAAGGTTAG